tgatgtctataataaaaacgaaatatatgtatttatttataattttgttatttttaaacaattttatatttcttttctttttcataattcGACTTTCTTGAATTacctaaaataattttaaaattcaatgtgTAGGCTCCTGTGGATATACACCAAATATAGAAAACGCGAGATCTTGtcggaaatgacgtcataaaatgaaacgttttgattggataactcatgacgcggcgtcgtgacgcgacgcgtatagTGGGAACGCAGCTAAGAGTGgagacctctgtcgggttggGTTAGCTGCGACTCGCTGCGgatccgtattttatttattataaatttttaagagccGAAATGGAAAAGCCGACCCTGTACCGGGTTGCGGCTGattttactgattaaaacgagcataaagcccggtgtccacgatgcaagaactgtgtccaagtttcggtttaagccaatcaacttgcagctcttatagaaaagtagcagttttattggcttaaaccaaaacttggacacagttcttgcatcgtggacacgggcttaagtttaataaaattcgttaattaatttggctaagcTGTAAACTACAAAtggtttttcttaaattttagtcaaattaattaacgaatctcattaaacttatgctcgttttaatcagtaagatcagctGCAACCcggtacagagccggattttccattttggcttttaagcccggtgtccacgatgcaagaactgtgtccaagtttcggtttaagccaatcatcttgcagctcttacagaaaagtagcagtttcattggcttaaaccaaaacttggacacagttcttgcatcgtggacaccgggctttaaggtgatcctaaagccgtgatcctagccggtttttttcggtttttttcttagcactaatcttttaattggctttatagaaatgtaaaattcttgtctagaattaaagtacgcatcaaaatctaggtcatggtggtcgaatttatatgtggtggtcgtcacgtataacaaaaaatattaatttttttttgttttcgatataaattcgaccaccatgacctagattttgatgcgtactttaattctagacaagaattttgcatttctataaagccaattaaaagattagtgctaagaaaaaaaccgaaaaaaaccggctagaatcacggctttaggatcaccttaaaaatttgtaataaataaaatacggagtTAAAGTGCAGTTTAAAGTGCACTTAGTGCATAAAGTGCACCTGAGTTCGGCCGTGACTCTTGTCGACCCTTTTGTCGTCGGTTATTCTCCATCTGGATATCTATACTCTGTATGTACTCTGTACCAGAGTCCCTCTAGGCGTCCCCCAAAGCgggatggccgctctcaggtttctctctggcgtatgctatttttaatttgcacttGATTTGTtcactttgaaaaaataaaataaaataaaaaaggaaaaattagttaaaaaagaagaaaactaaAGTTTGTTCTAATTGcattggaaataaaatacatgtatattcgAATTTTAAAAGGAAGAATATAGaaacaagataaaaagaaaagtaaaatctAACAACACGCCAGGATAGAgagagttaaataaatatatataattatctttaaatagtaaaaatttaatatctcatATTAGTCTGCTACAAAAGTTGGTTGTTGTTCGCTTTCTCTTTAAATCCTTTCCATCCACAGAAATATCGAGAACCAAAGCCATACAAACTATTTGTCATATCACAAAGTAtcgcgagaaaataaataatacagaaaaTCAGACACCTAAAGCCGTACGATAAACTTTAAGCTGTAACAATGAAGTATTGATGAACCTACGTCACGTTGTTTGcaggaaaattttttctttttaccaCAGGCGGAGGGTACAAGGCGGCAGCTCCGCGCGTATCTTCACGTATATAATTCGCAGAAatcattacaaaatttattcaagAAGTTAATATAcaaagtacataattttatcgtcCGTATATTAACAAGTACAACGCAACTTTTCCTTCGCCCCGacaaaaatgtagaaaaagtTCGCGCAGCTATATAGTCAGGATATGCGATACGTGGAAACAGGATCACGTGTATGGCATTCTACGTATATTAGGCACAAACACTAAAATAATgacagtaaaataattgacTTAATCACTCTTCTCGCGCGTTCGATAAAAAGTCACATTAGAAATGAGAATTTggttacagaaaaaaaatatatatataagtgctCCTTCACGAACCGATTTATCAACAATCTAAGActaaacgtaataataatcgtaGCAATTAACCTaagaatataatgataaagataAGCACAtagatatcaatttatatatataaaacacaacAGTGGTTGTATAGTGGAGTTCCTTAAGGAGAAGAAAGGAGAAGTAACAGCGAGTTTTGCTCGGAGGGAACCCATGGCGGTCGAATTTtggattaaagaaaaaaaaataccggGCTTGATCCGCGACGATATTAGCTGTGTTCGCTCAAGTGGGTATTGTTGCTAGAGTTATTCATTAGTTCGATAGACGCCATCGTGGAGTGCGAATGATTGGACAGCTGAGAAGTGGGATTATGTCGTGGATTGGTATTGTGGAGACTATGCAGGTAAGAGCGCTGGACGGGCTTGTGTTGACCAAGCTGCAGCAGGGCCTCCGGTATGGTGAACCACTTTCGCTTCCGGCCGATAGCGCGCGAGTCCTCCCATTCCGGCAGCTCCTCGGTCACTCGCATAACCCACACTTCCGTTCGGTGTTTGTGCTCTGTGTTCTGCAAAGGGAGATTGAGATTTAAAGGGAGAATCGGCTTTATCGGAATCGTTGTTTTTGCTTGTAATCGATGAGTCTCGAATGAACAAATCAAACGCGATTTGAGACCACGATACGCAGGAtctgttttctatttctatatctaccggctgcactagttcagagtttatctttaggcctgttctttttagctgaacttttTTGCACGGtttatctttcctcttttactTTTCACGTTGGAGAATTATTGATACAAAACTAAActttacatatgtaaatacaaCATTCAGTGATACAAACAAGAAAATTCTACACTACTAGATATCACGGTGACATCAGATAAAACATCTGATATTCAAAGATCAAACTCATCGTatgtaataacattaaataattcgggaaatatcaacaaattaaatgGAATTGAGAACTCTTATATGGATATTTTTGATACAATGCAAATTTCTTGACAGTTTTATAGaactattaaattttacaaattgctTCCTAATCCCTGACCTAGAGGATCGgttttctttctaaatataGAGAGCTAGGCAAGATACTCTCCGTGGATTGCCATCTCGACTTCCAAGAGGTGGCAATTGAATAAAAGCCGACAATTTTTGGTCGAATTTGAGAACTCGGATCCTCCAGCTCACTTAAACCAGCGCACATCTCTCTGCGCAACAATCGCAACTGGCCCAAGATAAACTCttgaactagtgcagccagttcggcaatagaaaacagacccaGTTATACACGAAACGCAGTagaacattaataataaaaaaaaaaaaaaaaaaatagaaaaaaataacagcaCGACATTGAAGGGGCATAACATAATATCTGTGTAGCATACATCACGAGTTATAACCTCAAATGTGCCGAGGCAACGGCCTAACTGTCCTAGAACGCCAGCCTCCTCCCGGACCTCGCGAAGAGCCGTGACCGCTGGTTCTTCCTCGGGTTCGACGCCGCCACCTGGTACTATCCAACTGTCGGGTCTTCGACTGGATGTAACTAGTAGTACCTGCAAAAATTCACGACGCACGTGAGACCTTACTCGTCGAAATTTTACTCATCGACCTCAACCGAGACGGAGAGTCCAGAGAGTCTCAGAGAGACGAGAGAAACTTAAGCCGGCTCTCGAGCGAGAAATCGCGCCGCGCGTGCCGgcaaagatatatatacaggtGGCTGCCATCTGCCAGCTGGGCTTACCTCGTCCTCGAGATCGCTCTTGACGCAGATACAGGCGGCCCTGCGTCGGTAGCCCTCAGAGTCGTAGATGCGGATCGAATTCGCCTTCTCCTTCACcatgttgttgttgttgttgcacCGTGGACACCCTCTCCTCAGATCTTCCCGTGGATTCATAAATAATCGTCAAACGGCCCGACGGGCCATCCTGTGCATCCGCGTCGTCCTAACGTTGCTCGTAGCCGACATATTATCGACATTGAGTCCACTTTGTGCCGTACGTAAAAAACGTGCAGTGAGCGGTCCCCCGAGTTCACGTGCATTCACGTATACGATGGCTGCGGTTAGATGCGCCGCCACCCGTGCTCGAGCTCGAAGCCTTTGATCCTCGCGCGTCCTTCCGCCCGCAACGACGAAACGCGTCTGCCGTCGCCGATCTATGCCGCCCGCGCGGTAACCCACGAACAGAAACCCGATCCTCGCCGGACGCTCGCTATAACCTCCAAATGCACCCCGAGGCCACCGCACCGACCAACCACGACCGGCCGTGGAGATGACGGCCCCCCCTCCTCCGTCGAGCCGCGTCACGACCAATCAATCACGTCCGATTCCCACGCGCATGGCTCCCTCCACGGCCCCCTCCCGCCCCGCGCCCCGCACGGAAGCGCGGCGGGGGATTCGTGATCTTCGAATTTCGAAAGCCGATATCTAATAAGAGGGTTGGtgtattttgcatattatcatccgatcttatatttaaaatcgcaCTTCATCGGCCGGATGGAATCTCAAAATCGTCGATAAGCAGACTTGACGATAATTTTGAATGTAAAATCGAACTGTGAATaataccggcgcggcggtatAAACAATGCGAACCAAGGACTCGGCATTCGGGGACGAAAATATCGTCGGCTGGAATCCCCGAAGAGCACGTTTTTGTACTGGACGTATTTTATCGTGAGTCGAAGCGcgataattaaacttttatcaatataaagtATAGCATTAAGTTCATTCTTTAACGAATAATCGCGGATGTCGCACGTTCTGACTAGacgaataaagaaagaaataaaatgcagTTCAGAATAAGAGTAATAGATTTTTAGATACGAGGGTCGATACGGAAAGTAAATGAcccttctaattttttttctcagaaaatttcatttctaaaACTATATGGATTTTTACGTGAAGTAATGTTCAGTCTTTATCGTGCGCGCTgttatttttccaaataatGTCCATCTTTTTCTATAATGCGCTTTTGCCATCTGTGAGTCAGATGCTGCACACCAGTGCTTTATAACTCGTGAGGGCTCAACTCTTGATcaacattttttcttctttctttccttcatcTCTAATTACCTCTTCGGCCCATTGAAAGATACAAAACAGTTCGTGGGCATTATCCAGATAACGATGAAGAAAACTGTTGGTCAAGCCTTCAAGAATCAAAGCAAGTACCTTTGCCGCACTGGTGTGCAGCATTTGAGTCACAGATGGCAAAAGTGCGTAGAAAAATAACAGTGTGCGCAATAAAGATTGATTATAATTCatgtaaaaactatatatttcaaaagtaacattttctgggaaaaaaaattcggagacattactttcaaaatgataaaaattgcgaATTTAAGTTTCGGAACGCTAAACATGGTAActcagaaaaattattttaaatgagtTTTGTAGAATAATTGAAACTAACGTTAATGATCATTCCACAGATTGGATCATTAATGTTAGTTTCAATTATTCTACAAAACtcatttaaaatgatttttctgAGTTACCGTGTTTAGCGTTCCGTATATGCCTTATATACcacgtttatattattaaacccGTTAAAGTTCAGTTAAAAGCTAATTCGAATTCTTTGATTCGTTTCAGTGTTAGAGTAACTTTAGGATTTATtgatgaattattaatatttacttgacGTCGACAATCACGGTAAGCAGAATTTTGACATGACTACACGTGTAATatgatttgaaaaataatgggAAAACTATtctaagtatataattaaactgaAATTGTACTGTCTATAAATTCTGTTGGCTTTATGCAAGACTTGATGATATAAGTGCTTTTGTCTCTGAATTATCTATATGAAAACCAAGCTGAGTTGAAATAAAAGCGGATCGAATTTCTTAAGAGCAGATAAAGAAAAACGATTTTCCTTATCTACTCTTAAAGAAATAGAGTATCCTTACATCACAAGATGATTCACTAAATATGATACGAACCACAGAATAAACTATAGTTGGTTGGAGATATTCTTACAGTGGATATACAGATATATCTAAATCCCTTTGAATTATCTGCAAACAAACATATAGTTTTAGTTGAAACGAAGCTGAATAGAATTTCTTAATAGTCGATAAAAGGTAAATTATCTCTATACATGGTGATTCACTAAAAAACACGCTTGGTACATaacgtatacatatttatgtggtgaataataatgtaacagtgtttagttaaattaaaataggtTCAGACAAAAATAACGGAGCGTTAGTAATCATCTTAGAATCAAGAATTtatcgtattatatttatgaataaatgttCAAACGATCAAAATCCTTAATCTTTTACAAATTACACATGAATTTTGCTTGAACAGAACTTCGTTTCCGTCTAATGCTAAAGCAATTGTCGCTTTGTTTCGATCTaacgctaaaaaaaaatgttgttcaACTTAACTTCTCAATAAGGCAAAATCGGGCTAGTCAAATCAACTTACGAATCGATCGTCACTTCGTATAACAATCATTCGAAACGCTTACCCCACAATTACCGCGACTGCACGATTCATCGCGCCTCTCGCGCgtagaaaaaaacaaacagcTTGTAAAATTAGACGTCTTGTAAATCAAACGTAgcttataaactatatatttaagtCAATAGTGTCATACATACAAATGGTTTATCATTACAACCTGTGTATCCACAGTTACAATCCTGCGAGTTTAGGCTTCCACCGCCTTCCCTTCGCGATCTCATTATTCTACGGAGCTAGATTAGACACACTTTCGGGCATTCACGTTTTTATTTGGCGGCAATCAGATCGATTATTGTTACAGCCCGTCAAGTAGAGGAATTCCGTACCGCACATCTTAAATCAACAGCACGTATCGCTCGTGGTAACGAGACGATATATGATTCTGAATAATTAAGATGCCCCGAGAATCAGGCGTCCTATTCATAAACAAATACCTCAAATTCTTTCAACAATTTcaagttaatttttacttgaaaatattatgcagttgggtaattaaaaattagggCTCTTTTCGGCGAAGCTTcggaggaaaaataaataacagaatatttttcaattaaattaaactttcaacagaattttaatgtaaagaTCGCCAATTGATATCGCATCCCTGAACGTGCGGTGGTCTTTCAGGGACACTCTATATCTATACaatcagaaaataaaagacacatatattatttaaaaaaaactgattatttcgtgttttttgaataattaaaaacgagTACCGTTGATTCTGTTTATTACTTTAGTTGCAGTTCCTACACCTTGCTATCACTTTTTAATACACGCGTCCGTTTTTTAATACGGCAAGTGCAAGAAGGTACAGCTaagagatatgaacagattcACAATACGGAATACCGCTACGCGGGATCGAGTGCGAGGCGAgcacgtgcgtgcgcgcgcgtattGACTCCACGCGcgacacacacatacacactcacacacgcacacgcacgcgacGCACGTGCTCCCCGCGTTTCGCCGTGCCGCGCTGCAGGATACGCGCGATCTATTTCCGTCCCTCCTCGTCACCGCGCGCGTTATCTTCCGCTTTCTACCCCGCATTCCGTCTTTGTATAAATCGTCGCAATACAACGAGTCTTACATATCGTAAAATCGATAAACGACCAGCCGCGAGACACAATTCTCGCCTCGATCAGTAACGCAGTACAAAGAGGAACCTCcttgtgtatgtgtgttatCGCTATTACCGATGTCGCATCTTTTTATCTTGGGTTCCCTTTACATCTTgctccctttttttctttattttttttcttttaatttctttacgaAATCGCGCTTGTCGTCTCTACGGCCACTTACCTCTCGTATAGCTTAAAAaaagtgtgtatatatatatacatacaggATGTTTTAGGCGTCGCGCACTTTCTCTCGAATGCAGATatgtctttctttttatatttatttatttaatcgattaattTCGATgtctgtaatattaaatatcttttaaaatttgaattgttttttcttttttaagacCGCTTGCAGTCCAACGAGCAACCATCCTGGCTCgtgaaaactttttattttacaattgctTAGCAGTGAAAAAGATGTTTAactcgatattaaaatatctgtcGAGAGAAAGTGCGCGAGagtatgcatatacatatacacatatgtatgtacatactttaTGTTTACGCGTTcggttttaatataatttatttctagttTCTtctcatgttttttttttttcatcgcaCTACATTCTCATTTCTCCGTTCTCCTCGTATTCTCTCATTGTTCTGTGTTAGTTCGTGTGTCATTAAACCTCACGCAAGTGACGAAGTCCGAGCCGAACATATACGGTTTTGCGTACGTTACTGGAACAATGATAGACTTTGATTGTTCGTATTACAAAAACTACTTCTGCTGGGTTATGTCAATCCTTATCCGTATACAAAAGAGATTAATTATACAGTAGGTAAATCCTCAGTAATCGACAATAGACTGTACATCTTAGTAACACGGAGCGCGTCAATTCTCTCTAATAACAACAAAAGAGATTTATCACATTAGTATGAATCTCTCAGTAAAGAAGGTTAAATCAGAACCTTTATTGTTACTACAGCATCAACAGTGTTACGTCGTCATCTCCAGCGCTTGAAACTCTTATACATTCTGGCTCTCCCTTTTATGAAAGTATCAAAAATATCCTTTCTAGCACTCATTCCCCAACAGACAACGGAAATTACGATATATCGTCTCAAtactaaaaatcaataaaagtaTAACTAACTTATCTAAGGTAGAGCTCACACCTGCTCCTACGCAGGTCCCCTTGACTAAGATTCGTCCTGTCCCCCTTTtccagaaagaaaaaataaagaaccataaaaagaataagaaaagacAAAAATCATGATCGAGATAATAAAGATTGTCCTGCTTATAAGCGCTAAATCGAGTTCAAGATGTAAAactaagtaaaatttataaatatggtACAATTGATATTAAGCGATAGAGCAATAATAGATTAATTATAGATACGTATAGGTAATAGCATTGTATCGTTGAATCCTATGgcgatttttttgttatttaagtCCTCCGCTTAACAAGAGTAGATTTGAGGATTGAATTAAACATCTGTGTTTCCGTGTGTGTTCGATTTTATGAGCGAGTCTCGTTCAGTCGAACATTTCACCGCACGCACCAATCACCATTTGCGGACTAGCAGCCACCTTGActagcttcttttttttctgccgTTTTCTGCCATCTCAACCCCTTCGGCGCGAGTCCTCTGGGCTAGCAACTTGTTCCACTATACTCCACCAAGTTCAGCAGGTACGAATCAATCTCCGGGATGTTCAGGGCAGCTACGATTCACTTGAAACCACTTATCGATACagctagaaaaaaaaaatacaaaactttATGTCATCTATTCCGTCATAATATACTGAAATATACTAATTAAAGGtgatatgtttttaaaaatatttttaaaaaggtgatatatttttaaaaaatttgtcaacttTAAGTAATTAACGATCACTTCAAtactacattatttattatattttaatattgaaaattttttatattaaaaaataatatatagcaatttatttataacaatttatttaattttttttttaattttctaggataattgaatatctttattatcaattttctatCGCCTATGTTGAGCTAGgaattaacacaaaataatagataaatcgAATCGTCGTACATactttttatgatatatacagAGACAGGGCAAGCGGGCTATAAGATCTCCAGATTGTAGCTCCTCCAAGCAAATGACACATTCTCCCTTTCCATCAGTCAGCACGTCCTCTGTCATGTAAATAAGCAAGGGACTTACTTAATTATCACCGTAATAATTACCACCagctattaaattattgacgAGCATATCGCTGCCACGTAAAGAACGGTATCCATCGTTTATCAGACAGATATACAAGCCTGTCACCACTTGTTTCCCACTTACCATTGTAACTGAGCCGCGGCTTGGTCAGGCACATGACCAGGTGACACTCGATATCATCCGGCAGAATGAACTTGGAGCATACGGGACACTTTAGACCTTGAAACACGAAGGCGAAGAGAGCGTCAGAAAAGAAAGGTCGAGAAGGGGAAAGGGGGCGAGGATGGAAATCTGGGGGTTGTGCAAATCGCAGAAGGCGCAAATAATACCGTAAAAGACCCGTCTGACTCGATCCACCGGGACCACGGCCGCGGCCTCGTGCTCGTTCAGGCACGAGCTCACTATTATTCCCATAATAGACCCGACATAACCTCAGCCGTGGGCCGCGGTCCCGCGCGGCGGCGATCCTCTCCCGAGCCACATCCTTCCCTCCTCGCGAACGATCCTCGCGGCGAGCGACACgcccttttttttcctcttcctcaCGTTTCGCGCCGCAAATACAAAATTTCC
The nucleotide sequence above comes from Temnothorax longispinosus isolate EJ_2023e chromosome 4, Tlon_JGU_v1, whole genome shotgun sequence. Encoded proteins:
- the Aps gene encoding diphosphoinositol polyphosphate phosphohydrolase 1 isoform X2, giving the protein MNPREDLRRGCPRCNNNNNMVKEKANSIRIYDSEGYRRRAACICVKSDLEDEVLLVTSSRRPDSWIVPGGGVEPEEEPAVTALREVREEAGVLGQLGRCLGTFENTEHKHRTEVWVMRVTEELPEWEDSRAIGRKRKWFTIPEALLQLGQHKPVQRSYLHSLHNTNPRHNPTSQLSNHSHSTMASIELMNNSSNNTHLSEHS
- the Aps gene encoding diphosphoinositol polyphosphate phosphohydrolase 1 isoform X1, which encodes MNPREDLRRGCPRCNNNNNMVKEKANSIRIYDSEGYRRRAACICVKSDLEDEVLLVTSSRRPDSWIVPGGGVEPEEEPAVTALREVREEAGVLGQLGRCLGTFEVITRDNTEHKHRTEVWVMRVTEELPEWEDSRAIGRKRKWFTIPEALLQLGQHKPVQRSYLHSLHNTNPRHNPTSQLSNHSHSTMASIELMNNSSNNTHLSEHS